Proteins found in one Paenibacillus dendritiformis genomic segment:
- a CDS encoding glycosyltransferase: MAKFLISTMPATGHVNPILTTATKMVEEGHQVVWHSGPAMEEKIKATGASFVPFKHTPDIIESAVDKQEKGLAAANAAVTSLFVDPMLGQMKDYQEIIKDFPADVLIVDMCSLGAYLFHEKGGPVWASIGMIPLRTEESAMHGSGKPPAKSALGRLNNRIINWIGTHVMLKDVTKKMINDLRSIKGPDIPKGKTAFDCLMSPFLHLHGTTAAFEYPYKELPSQLHYVGPMLPPMPTDFIPPKWWSELSSGKPVVHVTQGTVATDVEELTLPTIRAMADENVLVVVTTPNPEKLGNVPGNVRVERMIPHSILLPYVDVMVTNGGFNGVKVALSHGVPLVAAGILSDQPEVCGRIEYFGAGVNLKTSTPSSSQLKEAILKVLKEPAYRSKAKVIQSDFASHDSAMEAVRLLERLAKTKKAVLREA; the protein is encoded by the coding sequence TGGTTGAAGAAGGGCATCAAGTAGTATGGCATTCAGGACCGGCAATGGAAGAGAAAATAAAAGCCACCGGAGCAAGTTTTGTTCCATTCAAGCATACGCCCGATATTATCGAAAGTGCGGTAGATAAACAGGAAAAGGGCCTTGCTGCAGCAAATGCTGCTGTGACAAGCTTATTCGTCGACCCCATGCTTGGCCAGATGAAAGATTATCAGGAGATTATAAAAGACTTCCCTGCAGATGTATTAATTGTTGACATGTGTAGTCTGGGAGCTTACCTTTTTCATGAAAAAGGAGGTCCGGTTTGGGCAAGCATAGGAATGATTCCTTTGAGAACCGAAGAAAGCGCCATGCATGGATCTGGAAAACCTCCCGCTAAAAGTGCTCTTGGAAGGCTTAACAATCGTATAATAAATTGGATCGGGACACACGTTATGTTAAAAGATGTTACTAAAAAAATGATTAACGATCTTAGAAGTATAAAAGGGCCTGACATCCCTAAAGGTAAAACCGCTTTTGATTGTCTTATGTCTCCATTCTTGCATCTACATGGCACAACAGCAGCATTTGAATATCCATATAAGGAACTCCCATCTCAACTTCACTATGTTGGACCTATGCTACCTCCAATGCCCACAGACTTCATACCTCCCAAATGGTGGTCAGAGCTTAGCTCAGGCAAGCCTGTCGTTCATGTAACTCAAGGGACGGTTGCTACGGATGTTGAAGAACTGACACTGCCGACAATTAGGGCAATGGCGGATGAGAATGTACTTGTTGTCGTTACTACGCCAAATCCAGAAAAACTGGGGAACGTACCGGGCAATGTACGTGTAGAGCGCATGATCCCACATTCTATCCTGCTTCCCTATGTTGATGTTATGGTTACTAATGGTGGATTTAATGGTGTCAAGGTCGCACTATCCCATGGCGTTCCTCTTGTGGCGGCAGGGATTCTATCCGATCAACCCGAAGTGTGTGGTCGTATTGAATACTTCGGTGCAGGGGTTAATCTTAAAACCAGTACCCCAAGCAGTTCTCAATTAAAGGAAGCTATATTAAAGGTACTAAAAGAGCCAGCTTATCGTAGCAAAGCAAAAGTCATTCAGTCAGATTTTGCTTCCCATGATAGTGCAATGGAAGCGGTACGATTGCTTGAACGTCTAGCGAAAACAAAAAAGGCTGTTCTTCGGGAAGCTTAA